The DNA window CCCACGCGCCGTCATGGATGTAGTTGCCGGCTATATCATAGTCCTGCGAATTGCCCTGATCGCCGAGGCCAATGGCGAAGGACCAGTCGTAACCGTGATATCCGGAGATGTCGTTGTCGCGGATCGCGATATTCTTGCCCGCAGGCGCGCTGATGCCGAAGCCGCCGCCGGTCAGCACATTATCTTCGATCACCGCATTCGTGGCCCGTACCAGTGCTATGACGCCCTTTGGACTATCGGCATCGGTCTGATCGAGATGATTGCCCTTGATCAGAATATTGCTGCTGTCGTTCATCTGTACGGCATCGGCCCTCGAGCCGTTCGCGCTGGTGACGGTGTTGTTGAGAAGCTTTATGCCGTTGACCTTCTCGATCCAGAAGCCGTCGCCGTTAACGCCCGTTATCTTGCTGTCTTCGATCGTGACGTTCTGGCTGCTCCTGAAGGTGACGGCACCGTCGCTTTGTGACAAACCGGTCTTGGCGATCTCGACGTCTCGGACCGTCCAGTTCTTGACGTTGCCAGCATAAATACCAGGGCCGCCGGTATTCGATATCTTGAGGTTCTCGATCACGATGTTCGAGGCATAGAGACTATGAATGCCGTCACCGCCGCTATGGATAACGGGTGCGGCGCCGGTGCCGTAGCTGCCGATCGTGATCGGCGCACTCTCGCTGCCGGAATATTTGATATCGAACTGTTCGTTGAACACGCTCCCCTTGGCAAGAAGCACGCTGTCCCCTGGTTTCAGCGTCAAGGATTCCACTTTGGACAAAGTCGCAAAAGCCGAGTTCTGGGTCGTTCCGCTGTTGCGGTCGGAACCAGCTGCTGAGTTCACATAGTAGATTGTCATATCGCCATGTTGCCCTGTTCGTCGGATCGCTGTGTCGCCATCGGGATCGACCAGGATCGGCCGATCGCCTGCGGCGGGGGCAAACGGCCATGGCAACAAGGCGAGAAGATGTTGTCAATGCGGCAGCGGACCTGTTAGCGAGCCTTATTCCACAAGCATTGGCGCCGGGTCCGATGAGGCGCCGAAAAGCCGCAACTCAAAACGGGAAAACAACGACCCATAGGCGAATAAATCGAGGAACCACGGGCGGGAAGTACCTCGCGTCCAGGCTGCACAGCTCCTGATTCTGCTCGCTTATCCCCGGGCCACAGCGACACGCATGCCGATCGGCCGCCATGGTGAGAAGGCCCGCTAGGCCGTCTTGCACCACGGGGATGGGTGATCATCTCTGCGCCACTTCTCCCCTCGCCTGTAACGCCGAAGTCAGCGGCAGCCGCGCGGCGACAATCGCAGGCAGCGCGCCGCCGAGGATGCCAATGGCAAGGCCCAGCAGGCCGGCGGTGAAGACTACGTCGGGAGTGACGTCGAGCTGAAAGGCAATCCTGGTGTTGTTGGCGCCCATCGTGCTTGCCTGCCAACCGTCGAAAACGAGCCTGGAGGCTAAGACGCCGAGGCCGGCGCCGGCCACCGACAGGAGCACCGCCTCCACCCAGGTGGCGGTGAAGGCCGGCAGGCGGGCAAAGCCGAGGAGGCGTAGCGTCGCAATCTCGATGCTGCGTTCGGAAACCGAACTCATCATCGTATTCAATGCGCCCGCCGCCGCACCGACCGCCATCAGCAGCGCGACCGGCCAGCCGAACAGGCGGATCAGGCTTTCAGTCCGCTCGGCCTGGCCGGCGTAGAGATCAGTCTCGGAGACGGCGACGAGCGGTGTGCCGGGCAAGGCCGACAGACGATCACGCAACGTCGCCAGCGCTCTTGCGGGATCGCCTCCGCCATCGAGCCGCATACGAAGGCTCTGTACCTGCCCCTGCCGGTCGAAGGCCGCCTGCACCGCCTCCAGATCCGCCCAGATCTCGGATTCAAAGGCGCTGCCGCCTGAACTGAAATGCCCGACGATCCTCCAGTCGAGCGCGCCGAAGCGGATCGTGTCGCCGACTGCGAAGCCGGGAAAGGTATCGGCTGTGCGGGCGCCGACGACGATCTCGCGCGCGCCCTGCGAAAACATCTGGCCTCGCACAAGCCGCGTGTCTTTGCGCAGACTGGGGCCGGCCGGATCCATCCCCCTGAGCGACAGCGTCTGCTCGACGCCTTCGCCTTGTCTGATATCGACGGGAACGACGGTCTCGCGTGACAATACTGGCCAACCCGCTCCGTCGCGGGCAACGCCCGTATCACCGCTCACGGCCACAAGGCTGCGGATTGCCTCGGCCGGCACCTCCGAACCGGTCTCCTGGTTCGTGCCGCCGCCGAGAATCACGGCGATATCAGGCGAGCCGGCGCCCGCCAGCGCGGCCTCGAAACCGCGCGCCATCGCCAGGAAACCTGAGAGCACCGCCACGACAAGGGCGACCGACAGCACCATCGACAGCGAGATCCACAGCCGCCGCGGCAGGCTCTCAAGGTTGACTCTAATCATGAGAAAAGTCTGCTTGAGCATTGACGACATTGGATTATCTCGTCCTGAAGGCGTTGATGATGGGCAAGCGCACGGCGGTCACCGCAGGCAGCAGGCCGGTCAGCAGGCCGAGCCCCGCCACGATGGTGAGAGATTTCGCGAGCACGGCCGTGCAGAAGACGAGGCCGAACTCCGGGCCGATGGAAAGCGTCGCAAGCTTGGCGAGAACAAGTCCGCCGGCGCCGCCGACAAGAAAGATAAACAACGTCTCACCAAGAATGAGCCCGAGAATCCACGGACTGGAAAAGCCGAGCACCTTCAACACGCCGATCTCGAAACGCCGCTCCCTCACCGCAAAGAGCATAGTGTTGACCGCGATCATCAGGATAGTGACGAAGGCCGCCCCCACGACGAGGCTCACGATCAGGCCGATGTCAGCGAATTGCCGGAGAAACGCTTCAAGAAACTGCTTTTCCGACTGCGTCCTCGTCTGCGCCGCCGAATTCGCGAATAGAGCATCGATCCGCGCCGCCAGCACACTTGGCGATACGCCCGGGCGCGGACGTACCACGAAGGAGTCGACCGTATCCTTGTTGCGCGCCCGGGCGGCATTGATGGCGTCGTAGCGGGCGAGCATGAAATAGGTGTCCGTGCTGGCATGTGCGCCCTCAAAAATGCCCGCGATCGTGAAGCTCCAATTCCGGCTGCCGTCAGCCCTAAGCTGCCCGGTAAATCCGATGCGCTGGCCGATCGACCAGCCCTCAGCTTCTGCTAGAGCCCTGCCGACCAGCACCCGATCGCCCGCCTCTTCCATTGCCGCGATCAGCTCCGGCGTCAGTCTCAACTCGTCGCCATTGGCCGCGGCGATCGCCTGTGGATCGACGGCGCTGACGGCAACCACGTTCTTTTCCACCTCGACGAAACCCCGCATCCTCGCGGTATAGGCGACTGCCGCGACATCGCCCTCGGCCGCAATTCGGTTGAGGTATGCCAGTGGCAGCGGCAGCCCGCGGCTGGACTTGTTGAAGACGCCGAGCAGATTGTCGCTGGCGCCCGCCGCCCCTAGGCTGCCGCTGACGAAGCTCGCCGTAAGCCCGTAGATCAGGAAGGCGATGCCGACTGAAAACATCAGCAAAATGGCGCGCAGCCGCTTGCGCCAGACATTGCGCCGCATGAGCTGGAAGAAGGTCATCGGCCCGCCCTTTCCTCGCTGACGAATTCGCCCTTGTTGAGACGCAGCGTGCGCCGGGCAAAGCAAGCGGCCTCTGGATCATGCGTGACCATGATGATGGTCTTCTGAAGCTCGCAATTGAGAAAGCTCAGCATCTCCAGGATATCATCGGCTGATTTGCGATCGAGATCGCCGGTCGGCTCGTCGCAGAGAATGAGATCGGGATCGGTGACGATGGCGCGCGCAATGCCGACGCGCTGTCGCTGCCCGCCGGACATGCTCGACGGAAACTGCCGCTGGCGGCCCGCGAGCCCGACGAGATCCATGACCGTGTCGACGCGGGCCCGCCGCTCTTTGCGGCCGAGCGGCTTCAATAGCAGCGGCAGCTCGATGTTCTCCGCCGCATTCAGCATCGGCAGCAGATTGTAGAACTGGAAGACGATGCCCATGGCATGTGCCCGCCAGACCGCTCTTGCCCCTTCGCCCATCTGCTCGAGATGGCTGCGGCCGACCCTGATTTCGCCGGAATCGGGACTGTCGATACCACCGAGCATATTGAGCAATGTCGACTTCCCGGAACCAGAAGGCCCCATGACAGCGACGAAATCGCCGCGAGGAATGGAAAGATCGAGTCCGGAAAAAATCGGTATCGTCTCCGCTCCGATCCTGAAGGACTTCCTGACGCCCGCTAGGGCGATATAGGCTTCTGTGATGTCTGTCATGCTTCTGTTCCTTTGCGGTTACTGGTCATGGGTTTGACGGTTCCCACAGGAACCGATCAGCTCGCAGCACACCGATCGGCCCTCACCTGAGATGCGCAGGCCAGCGGCCGGGGCCTTGATAGGACGGGGCCGTCTGATGGGTACCCGCTGGCTCCCCGCCAACCACCAGCCGGATGCGCACGGCCATTGCAGGCCGCATGGCCGGCAACGGCGAAGAGGGCGATAGGCGCAACGTCACCGTGCCCTTCTCCTTGGAAATGACCGGCGCAACTTTCGCCACTTCGACCGCGAAGGGCTCATCGGGGAAGCCGTCGAGCACCGCCTCGCCTTGGAGACCCGGCCGCAGCAGCGCCATGTTGGCCTCGGCGACATCGGCATCGATCGCCAGGCTGGTCATATCGGTGATGGCGAGCAGGCTTTCGTTCTCCCGCACGCTATCCTCGCGTGACAGTACCGTGTC is part of the Rhizobium bangladeshense genome and encodes:
- a CDS encoding ABC transporter ATP-binding protein, whose protein sequence is MTDITEAYIALAGVRKSFRIGAETIPIFSGLDLSIPRGDFVAVMGPSGSGKSTLLNMLGGIDSPDSGEIRVGRSHLEQMGEGARAVWRAHAMGIVFQFYNLLPMLNAAENIELPLLLKPLGRKERRARVDTVMDLVGLAGRQRQFPSSMSGGQRQRVGIARAIVTDPDLILCDEPTGDLDRKSADDILEMLSFLNCELQKTIIMVTHDPEAACFARRTLRLNKGEFVSEERAGR
- a CDS encoding ABC transporter permease, which produces MSSMLKQTFLMIRVNLESLPRRLWISLSMVLSVALVVAVLSGFLAMARGFEAALAGAGSPDIAVILGGGTNQETGSEVPAEAIRSLVAVSGDTGVARDGAGWPVLSRETVVPVDIRQGEGVEQTLSLRGMDPAGPSLRKDTRLVRGQMFSQGAREIVVGARTADTFPGFAVGDTIRFGALDWRIVGHFSSGGSAFESEIWADLEAVQAAFDRQGQVQSLRMRLDGGGDPARALATLRDRLSALPGTPLVAVSETDLYAGQAERTESLIRLFGWPVALLMAVGAAAGALNTMMSSVSERSIEIATLRLLGFARLPAFTATWVEAVLLSVAGAGLGVLASRLVFDGWQASTMGANNTRIAFQLDVTPDVVFTAGLLGLAIGILGGALPAIVAARLPLTSALQARGEVAQR
- a CDS encoding ABC transporter permease — translated: MTFFQLMRRNVWRKRLRAILLMFSVGIAFLIYGLTASFVSGSLGAAGASDNLLGVFNKSSRGLPLPLAYLNRIAAEGDVAAVAYTARMRGFVEVEKNVVAVSAVDPQAIAAANGDELRLTPELIAAMEEAGDRVLVGRALAEAEGWSIGQRIGFTGQLRADGSRNWSFTIAGIFEGAHASTDTYFMLARYDAINAARARNKDTVDSFVVRPRPGVSPSVLAARIDALFANSAAQTRTQSEKQFLEAFLRQFADIGLIVSLVVGAAFVTILMIAVNTMLFAVRERRFEIGVLKVLGFSSPWILGLILGETLFIFLVGGAGGLVLAKLATLSIGPEFGLVFCTAVLAKSLTIVAGLGLLTGLLPAVTAVRLPIINAFRTR
- a CDS encoding right-handed parallel beta-helix repeat-containing protein, translating into MTIYYVNSAAGSDRNSGTTQNSAFATLSKVESLTLKPGDSVLLAKGSVFNEQFDIKYSGSESAPITIGSYGTGAAPVIHSGGDGIHSLYASNIVIENLKISNTGGPGIYAGNVKNWTVRDVEIAKTGLSQSDGAVTFRSSQNVTIEDSKITGVNGDGFWIEKVNGIKLLNNTVTSANGSRADAVQMNDSSNILIKGNHLDQTDADSPKGVIALVRATNAVIEDNVLTGGGFGISAPAGKNIAIRDNDISGYHGYDWSFAIGLGDQGNSQDYDIAGNYIHDGAWGVVVTASSDTSYSRTNIKVHDNVFDDLTQAALKVDRPASGSFYDNTMESGVKATSISPAIADAHTFTVKNNQTVANVDTMLASSVAETAVMTEASADSAVVAVHDNLKIFTDTGAAHRGNLLENDSSENGTLALRRFGDESVGKHGLTLTGDYGVIHVDREGNYAYTLDETKLPDHSGHVSESFSYGINDGTSHHSDTDTLTVFVHLDGLLS